The proteins below are encoded in one region of Ursus arctos isolate Adak ecotype North America unplaced genomic scaffold, UrsArc2.0 scaffold_24, whole genome shotgun sequence:
- the ZNF830 gene encoding zinc finger protein 830: MASSTSARTPAGKRVVNQDELRRLMKEKQRLSTNRKRIESPFAKYNRLGQLSCALCNTPVKSELLWQTHVLGKQHREKVAELKGAKETTQGPSSSAVPQSAKRKAPDADGQDAKRPKASPLPQVQPSTSALPANFDRTGKESARATLSKASGLGLLPDYEDEEDEEEEEGGEGKKGDTSKEPPDAQGREHSLSSSREATSGMLPSGFSGTNPPKAPLIPHSGSIEKAEIHEKVVERRENTAEALPEGFFDDPEIDARVRKVDAPKDQMDKEWDEFQKAMRQVNTISEAIVAEEDEEGRLDRQIGEIDEQIECYRRVEKLRNRQDEIKNKLKEVLTIKELQKKEEENVDSDDEGELQDLLSQDWRVKGALL, encoded by the coding sequence ATGGCGTCCTCCACGTCTGCTCGCACTCCGGCTGGGAAGCGAGTGGTGAATCAGGACGAACTGCGGCGGTTGATGAAGGAGAAGCAGCGTCTGAGCACCAATCGGAAACGGATAGAATCTCCGTTTGCGAAGTACAACCGTTTGGGGCAGCTGAGCTGTGCCCTGTGTAACACCCCGGTGAAGAGCGAGCTCCTATGGCAGACTCACGTCCTGGGAAAACAGCACCGTGAGAAAGTGGCCGAGCTGAAAGGCGCGAAGGAAACCACCCAGGGTCCGTCCTCCAGCGCAGTGCCTCAGTCAGCCAAGAGGAAGGCGCCGGATGCGGATGGCCAAGATGCCAAAAGACCCAAGGCCTCCCCGCTGCCTCAGGTACAGCCCTCCACATCCGCTTTGCCCGCCAACTTTGACAGAACAGGGAAGGAGTCCGCCAGAGCGACCCTCAGTAAGGCGTCGGGACTTGGTTTACTCCCTGATTATGAAGATGAGGAagacgaggaggaggaagagggaggagaagggaaaaaaggggaCACCAGCAAGGAGCCGCCCGACGCACAGGGCAGGGAACACTCGCTTTCCTCCTCGAGAGAGGCAACAAGTGGTATGCTGCCAAGCGGTTTCTCGGGTACAAATCCTCCCAAGGCCCCTTTAATTCCTCATTCAGGGTCAATTGAGAaagcagaaatacatgaaaaagtcgtggaaaggagagaaaacacagcGGAAGCATTACCGGAAGGCTTTTTTGACGACCCTGAAATAGACGCTAGAGTACGAAAGGTTGATGCCCCAAAGGATCAGATGGACAAAGAGTGGGACGAATTTCAAAAGGCCATGAGACAGGTCAATACCATTTCCGAAGCCATAGTTGCTGAAGAGGATGAGGAGGGACGGTTGGACCGGCAAATTGGGGAGATCGATGAGCAGATAGAATGTTACCGTCGGGTGGAAAAGCTTCGGAATCGCcaggatgaaataaaaaataagcttaaaGAGGTTCTGACTATAAAAGAActtcagaaaaaggaagaggagaatgtTGACAGCGATGATGAAGGAGAACTACAAGATTTGTTGTCTCAGGATTGGAGGGTAAAAGGGGCTTTATTATAG